In Pseudobacter ginsenosidimutans, the following are encoded in one genomic region:
- a CDS encoding phosphoadenylyl-sulfate reductase, producing MNVTIPDYLQELVYYSGRLNMLEFLQLLVQRFPGQVTFSTSFSVEDQVIAHEILHNQLPVELFTLDTGRLFPETYSTWNSTNSRYHTQIKAYYPDYRNLEGFITEKGPNAFYESVENRKQCCFIRKVEPLKRALQGNAIWVTGLRAEHSPERTGHQLVEWDAGNNIVKYNPILHWTTEDVRKYIDENNVPYNVLHDKGFVSIGCAPCTRAIRPGEDFRAGRWWWEDVSKKECGLHVSNA from the coding sequence ATGAACGTAACAATACCAGATTATCTTCAGGAATTAGTCTACTACTCAGGTAGATTAAATATGCTGGAATTCCTGCAGCTGTTGGTGCAGCGCTTTCCCGGTCAGGTCACTTTCTCTACCAGTTTCAGTGTTGAAGACCAGGTGATAGCCCATGAGATACTGCACAATCAATTGCCGGTGGAGCTGTTCACACTTGATACCGGCAGGCTTTTTCCGGAAACTTATTCCACCTGGAACAGTACCAATAGCAGGTATCACACACAGATCAAGGCATACTACCCGGATTACCGGAACCTGGAGGGATTCATAACGGAGAAAGGCCCCAATGCATTTTATGAATCAGTGGAGAACAGGAAACAGTGCTGCTTTATTCGCAAAGTGGAACCACTGAAACGTGCGCTGCAGGGCAATGCCATCTGGGTCACAGGCCTTCGCGCAGAACATTCTCCCGAACGCACCGGCCATCAGCTGGTGGAATGGGATGCAGGAAATAATATAGTGAAGTACAATCCGATCCTTCACTGGACCACGGAAGACGTACGGAAATATATAGATGAAAACAACGTCCCCTACAATGTGCTGCACGACAAAGGCTTTGTGAGCATCGGTTGTGCGCCCTGTACAAGAGCCATTCGTCCCGGTGAGGATTTCCGCGCCGGAAGATGGTGGTGGGAAGACGTGAGTAAGAAAGAATGCGGACTGCATGTGAGCAACGCATAG
- a CDS encoding HipA family kinase has translation MHASETSLRTVRVTRYVTPLREGGSLPAIAEADDGFLYVLKFRGAGQGVKALVAELIGGEISRILGLKIPELVFATLDSAFGRTEPDEEIQDLLKSSTGLNLGLHYLQGAITFDPVVNFVDPILASKIVWMDCLLTNVDRTARNTNMLIWNKELWLIDHGASLYFHHSWQQWEEQAKKPFAMVKDHVLLPFASELEKVNASLRELLTPEKIRSIVNLLPDDWLNTWSSGEPPQQIREVYYNFLITRLASSEIFVKEAQHARSILI, from the coding sequence ATGCATGCAAGTGAAACCAGTCTGAGAACTGTGCGGGTGACTCGTTATGTTACACCTCTGCGCGAAGGAGGATCACTGCCGGCCATCGCCGAAGCAGATGATGGCTTCCTGTACGTACTCAAATTCCGTGGAGCAGGACAGGGCGTGAAAGCCCTTGTGGCGGAACTGATCGGCGGAGAAATTTCCAGAATACTGGGCTTGAAAATCCCTGAACTGGTTTTCGCTACGCTGGACAGCGCCTTTGGCCGGACCGAACCGGATGAAGAGATACAGGACTTGCTGAAATCCAGTACAGGATTGAATCTGGGGCTGCATTACCTTCAGGGCGCCATCACCTTCGATCCGGTAGTGAACTTTGTTGATCCCATACTGGCATCGAAGATCGTGTGGATGGACTGCCTGCTCACCAATGTAGACAGAACAGCACGCAATACCAATATGCTGATCTGGAACAAAGAGCTCTGGCTGATCGATCATGGCGCTTCCCTCTATTTCCATCATTCCTGGCAACAGTGGGAAGAACAGGCAAAGAAACCTTTTGCCATGGTGAAAGACCATGTACTGCTACCTTTTGCATCGGAACTGGAAAAAGTGAATGCTTCACTCCGGGAATTGCTTACTCCGGAAAAGATCAGGAGCATCGTGAACCTGTTGCCGGACGACTGGCTCAATACCTGGAGCTCAGGAGAACCACCCCAACAGATCCGCGAAGTGTATTATAATTTTCTTATCACCCGTTTGGCCTCATCGGAAATATTTGTAAAAGAAGCGCAGCATGCAAGAAGCATACTTATTTGA
- a CDS encoding S8 family serine peptidase has protein sequence MKRLTLLLTAIVLAQLFAFSQERQANLRMRTAVFSDEQNIQAARLSPEQRQRMQFRNRNYVLLRFSRLPDFQQKQELLRKGVKLFDYIPGNGFFAELPAELELSALKPFAVNGVFFPDESVKVSPSLEVKTLGTDEAVAVHYAADLSREDVLQNLLDAGAKLRDYPVQPGNTIFVQADTAVLHRIARIPFVTYVYAQALKDIPLNYLSRSSNNISSLAAPSGRNLQGKGVMLGIGDQGDPTHLDFTGRLVNNNAAIASGHGIHTQGTMAGGGLLNPKYKGMAPRAGIVAEYFSDILVRTPQYISQYGMVLTNNSYHSSTPGCDGTGTYDALSNYIDVQMVNNPSLLHVFASGNDGTLTCGVYPPSYATVRAGFQSSKNALVVGQYNNSNDLIGDGSSRGPVKDGRLKPEIMAGGINIMSCGQNNTYGIISGTSMSAPAVTGSLALLYERYRQLHGGANPSGALIKALACNGADDMGNPGPDFFWGFGKLNARTSIEMMEQNQYFTGSVTNGTSSTHTILSLPAGVSQLKVMLYWVDPAASPAATTALVNNLDLTVTGANAVTHRPLILNPDPAHVMEDAEEGTDNLNNIEQVVMHTPPAGNVNITITGTNVPSGPQQYVVVYQVLQPVIHVDYPAGGETMVPGEAEQIRWSAYDNSSNPFTIEYSADNGSSWNTIANNVPATDRFYNWTAPPIAARQALVRVTRNVDGTTATSERPFTVLGQPVISLAAPCPQYLQVNWDPVVDADSYEILWLAGDTMQVIGNTNANSYLLEGLSRDSIYWIAVRARINGMPGRPSVAASLQPNIGSCGAGFNNDLTVELLLLPASGREFTSSQPAAQGLRVRVRNRGAVTISGTSYEMGYQINGGTPYKVNTLATINANGLITFNFTPVINFNVPGDYQIKTWVRLAADPYRKNDTLQTLIRHLPNPPITLAPDFVEGFESATPQTYLKKTFGLDGLNRADFGLNNPNGRGRIADGGFARTGNHALLLDQARYKTPAYTDSVTLTFNLSQYNSSDQIWLDFFYRNQGIDINYPNNKVWIRGNDNATWIPVFTLPATLDEIGIYKPAPSVNITEVLANASPAQTISSSFQVRLGQQGITSFNTISPNNTFEDGISYDDIKLTRPGNDVGVRAIINPPVPSICTPGPAEIITVELKNYSNIAQSNVEVAYELNGTVVKEFINMAANELVQHQFAVPVDLSAFQQYTIRAWVHMAGDDFVNNDSLASFSFTTAPEINSFPYLQDFETNDGYWFTGGVNSSWQYGTPNKAMINRAANGNSAWVTGLTTPYNNSEYSYLYSPCINLTGMAQPVLSFSHIFRVEESCDCDNHWVEYSTDDKTWAKMGGFNQGTNWYNHSGFQAFARPMPNWHVASLNLPVTSGRIRLRFAMKSDAGTNYEGVGIDDIHIFDKAAVYTGTSIPAGITQPVSGNDWIHFNVGNNRIVSINPQGQDLGSTTVKLFLNPPPIRYNSQQYYLDRNIVINSTTAPTSNVLVRFYFTHTEAKDLVNASNCATCTKPADPYLIGITQYSGNVSEENGTLADNTSGLYQFIPPSQVTVVPYDNGYYAEYTVNHFSEFWINGGGPGQNEPLPVTLSSFTATRRNNTGLLQWQTSQELNSKQFTIEKSTDGVLFIPIGIVAAAGNSQSLLNYQFTDPVLSNGMNYYRLLITDINGHSERSLIRSIQASDAGLNIHVFPNPVVNGSLFIRSSEDIRRIELSDISGRMLLQRNTSGTQHKLNLQQFAKGTYLLSLYTAGSKKTQRIVLGE, from the coding sequence ATGAAGCGATTAACCTTATTACTGACTGCAATTGTGCTTGCTCAACTGTTTGCTTTTTCACAGGAAAGGCAGGCGAATTTGCGCATGCGGACGGCCGTTTTTTCAGATGAACAGAATATCCAGGCAGCCAGGCTCAGTCCTGAGCAACGCCAGCGGATGCAGTTCAGGAACAGGAATTATGTATTGCTGCGATTCAGCCGGTTACCAGATTTTCAACAAAAGCAGGAATTGCTGAGGAAGGGTGTAAAGCTTTTCGATTATATACCAGGCAATGGCTTCTTTGCGGAATTACCTGCAGAGCTGGAGCTTTCAGCATTAAAGCCTTTTGCCGTGAATGGTGTGTTCTTTCCGGATGAATCTGTGAAGGTATCGCCATCCCTGGAAGTGAAAACATTGGGCACGGATGAGGCAGTGGCCGTTCATTATGCTGCGGACCTCAGCAGGGAAGATGTACTGCAAAACTTACTGGACGCGGGCGCGAAGCTCAGGGATTATCCGGTCCAACCCGGGAATACCATTTTTGTACAGGCAGATACTGCTGTCCTGCACCGGATAGCCAGGATTCCATTCGTTACTTACGTATATGCGCAAGCGCTAAAAGATATTCCGCTCAATTATCTCAGCCGGAGTTCCAACAATATCAGCTCGCTGGCGGCTCCTTCCGGCCGCAACCTCCAGGGTAAAGGTGTTATGCTGGGCATTGGAGATCAGGGCGACCCAACGCACCTTGATTTCACAGGCAGGCTGGTGAACAATAATGCTGCCATTGCTTCCGGACACGGAATTCACACGCAGGGGACCATGGCTGGCGGTGGCCTTCTCAATCCCAAATACAAAGGCATGGCGCCCAGGGCAGGCATTGTAGCAGAATATTTCAGTGATATATTGGTGCGCACCCCGCAATACATCAGCCAGTACGGCATGGTGCTTACCAACAATTCCTATCATTCCAGTACACCCGGTTGCGATGGCACGGGTACCTACGATGCACTATCCAACTATATAGATGTGCAAATGGTGAATAATCCTTCCCTCCTGCATGTATTTGCATCGGGCAATGACGGCACCCTTACCTGTGGAGTATACCCTCCTTCCTACGCCACAGTCAGAGCAGGCTTTCAGAGCAGTAAGAACGCATTGGTGGTAGGCCAGTATAACAACAGCAACGATCTTATAGGAGACGGCAGCAGCAGGGGACCCGTAAAAGACGGACGTCTCAAACCGGAGATCATGGCAGGCGGCATCAATATTATGTCTTGCGGACAGAACAATACCTACGGCATCATTTCCGGTACCAGTATGAGCGCACCCGCTGTTACCGGTTCACTGGCATTGCTCTATGAACGATACCGGCAATTGCATGGCGGCGCCAATCCCTCCGGGGCATTGATCAAAGCACTGGCCTGCAATGGTGCAGATGATATGGGCAATCCTGGCCCTGATTTTTTCTGGGGTTTCGGCAAACTGAATGCCAGAACAAGTATCGAAATGATGGAACAGAACCAGTACTTCACAGGATCGGTTACTAACGGTACCAGCTCCACGCACACTATCCTGTCATTACCGGCAGGCGTATCGCAGCTGAAAGTGATGTTGTATTGGGTGGATCCTGCAGCTTCACCGGCAGCCACTACGGCACTGGTCAACAATCTCGACCTCACCGTCACAGGAGCCAATGCGGTTACTCATCGGCCCCTCATCCTCAATCCAGATCCGGCACATGTAATGGAAGACGCAGAAGAGGGAACGGATAACCTCAATAATATAGAACAGGTGGTAATGCATACCCCACCTGCGGGAAATGTCAACATCACCATCACCGGCACGAATGTTCCTTCGGGTCCGCAGCAATATGTGGTAGTGTACCAGGTATTGCAACCCGTGATCCATGTTGATTATCCTGCAGGCGGCGAAACAATGGTGCCCGGAGAAGCAGAACAGATCCGCTGGTCTGCATATGATAACAGCTCCAATCCATTCACCATTGAATATTCCGCAGATAACGGCTCAAGCTGGAACACTATCGCTAACAATGTTCCTGCCACAGACAGGTTTTACAACTGGACTGCTCCTCCCATTGCAGCCAGGCAAGCGCTTGTGAGGGTTACCAGGAATGTAGATGGTACAACGGCAACGAGTGAACGCCCATTCACTGTTTTGGGACAACCGGTGATCAGTCTGGCAGCTCCCTGCCCGCAATACTTACAGGTGAACTGGGATCCTGTGGTGGATGCAGACAGCTATGAGATCCTATGGCTGGCCGGGGACACCATGCAGGTGATTGGCAATACTAACGCCAATAGCTACCTGCTGGAAGGATTATCCCGCGACAGCATTTACTGGATCGCAGTACGTGCCCGGATCAATGGCATGCCCGGGAGGCCATCCGTAGCGGCCAGCCTCCAACCCAATATTGGCAGCTGTGGTGCAGGATTCAATAATGATCTGACAGTTGAGCTGCTCCTCCTTCCTGCCAGCGGACGCGAATTTACCAGCTCCCAGCCGGCGGCCCAGGGCTTGCGCGTACGTGTCAGGAACAGAGGCGCTGTAACAATTAGTGGAACCAGTTACGAAATGGGCTACCAGATCAATGGAGGAACGCCTTATAAAGTGAACACACTGGCCACAATCAATGCCAACGGATTGATCACTTTCAATTTTACACCTGTTATCAACTTCAATGTGCCTGGTGATTACCAGATCAAGACCTGGGTAAGACTGGCAGCAGACCCATACAGAAAGAATGATACCTTGCAAACATTGATCAGACACCTGCCCAACCCTCCTATCACCCTGGCTCCGGACTTTGTGGAAGGATTTGAATCCGCCACGCCGCAAACTTATTTGAAAAAGACCTTTGGGCTCGATGGCTTGAACAGAGCAGATTTCGGACTCAATAACCCCAATGGCAGAGGCCGGATAGCTGATGGAGGATTTGCCAGAACAGGCAACCATGCTTTGTTACTGGATCAGGCCAGATACAAAACGCCTGCCTATACTGATAGCGTTACACTCACATTCAATCTCTCTCAATACAACTCCTCAGATCAGATCTGGCTTGATTTCTTTTACAGGAATCAGGGGATCGATATAAATTATCCGAACAATAAAGTTTGGATCCGTGGCAACGACAATGCAACCTGGATCCCTGTTTTCACGCTTCCCGCAACACTGGATGAAATTGGAATTTACAAACCGGCACCTTCCGTGAACATCACGGAAGTATTGGCCAATGCCTCACCTGCACAAACAATCAGCAGCAGCTTCCAGGTGAGATTGGGGCAACAGGGAATTACTTCTTTCAACACCATATCTCCCAATAATACATTTGAAGATGGTATCTCTTACGATGATATCAAACTGACAAGACCTGGCAACGATGTTGGCGTGCGCGCCATTATCAACCCTCCTGTCCCATCCATTTGTACGCCAGGACCGGCCGAGATCATCACAGTTGAATTGAAGAACTACAGCAATATTGCGCAATCCAATGTAGAAGTGGCTTATGAGCTCAATGGAACAGTAGTGAAAGAATTCATCAACATGGCAGCCAACGAACTGGTACAACATCAGTTTGCTGTACCTGTTGACCTGTCTGCATTCCAGCAATACACCATCCGTGCGTGGGTACATATGGCGGGCGACGATTTTGTGAACAACGATAGCCTCGCGAGCTTCAGCTTTACCACTGCACCGGAGATCAACAGCTTCCCATATTTGCAGGACTTCGAAACCAATGACGGATACTGGTTCACAGGAGGAGTGAATTCAAGCTGGCAATACGGAACACCCAACAAAGCCATGATCAACCGCGCCGCAAATGGCAACAGCGCGTGGGTTACGGGCCTTACCACTCCATACAATAATTCCGAATACTCCTACCTGTATTCGCCTTGCATCAACCTGACCGGTATGGCACAGCCTGTGCTGTCCTTCAGTCACATTTTCCGGGTAGAAGAATCCTGTGATTGTGATAATCATTGGGTGGAATATTCAACAGATGATAAGACCTGGGCAAAAATGGGAGGGTTTAACCAGGGAACCAACTGGTACAATCATTCAGGATTCCAGGCCTTCGCAAGACCAATGCCCAACTGGCATGTTGCAAGCTTAAATTTGCCAGTTACAAGCGGCCGTATCCGGCTTCGGTTTGCAATGAAATCAGACGCTGGTACAAATTATGAAGGTGTTGGTATCGATGATATCCATATTTTCGACAAAGCCGCAGTGTACACCGGCACGAGTATTCCTGCCGGCATCACACAGCCTGTAAGCGGGAACGACTGGATCCACTTCAACGTTGGCAACAACCGGATCGTATCCATCAATCCACAGGGCCAGGATCTCGGCAGCACCACCGTCAAGTTATTTCTGAACCCTCCACCCATCAGGTATAACAGTCAGCAATATTACCTCGACAGGAATATCGTGATCAATTCAACTACTGCACCCACATCCAATGTACTGGTCCGTTTTTATTTTACCCATACGGAAGCCAAAGACCTTGTCAACGCCTCTAATTGCGCAACCTGCACCAAACCCGCAGATCCATACCTGATAGGCATCACACAATACAGCGGCAATGTATCAGAAGAAAATGGAACACTGGCAGACAATACATCCGGTCTTTATCAATTCATTCCACCATCGCAGGTTACTGTGGTGCCTTACGATAACGGTTACTATGCCGAATATACCGTGAACCATTTCTCCGAATTCTGGATCAACGGCGGCGGGCCCGGTCAGAATGAACCATTGCCTGTAACACTTAGTTCTTTCACTGCTACCCGTCGCAACAATACAGGATTATTGCAATGGCAAACATCACAGGAACTGAACAGCAAACAGTTCACCATCGAAAAAAGCACCGATGGCGTATTGTTCATTCCCATCGGCATTGTAGCGGCTGCCGGCAATAGTCAGAGCCTGCTGAACTATCAGTTCACCGATCCGGTGCTGAGCAACGGTATGAATTATTATCGCTTACTCATTACTGATATAAATGGTCATTCTGAAAGATCATTGATCCGCAGTATCCAGGCCAGTGATGCTGGTTTGAATATCCATGTATTCCCCAATCCCGTGGTGAATGGATCACTCTTCATCAGAAGCTCAGAAGATATCCGGCGGATAGAGCTTTCCGATATATCCGGAAGAATGCTTCTGCAGCGTAATACCAGCGGAACGCAGCATAAACTGAATCTGCAGCAGTTTGCCAAAGGCACTTACCTGCTCAGCCTCTATACCGCTGGCAGTAAAAAAACACAAAGGATAGTACTCGGTGAATAA
- a CDS encoding sulfate adenylyltransferase subunit 1 — translation MDLLRFITAGSVDDGKSTLIGRLLYDSKSIMIDQLEAIEKQSKNKEDGEIDLALLTDGLRAEREQGITIDVAYKYFSTPNRKFIIADAPGHIQYTRNMVTGASNADLAIILIDARNGVVEQTRRHSIIASLLGIPHIVVAVNKMDMVDYSQDVYNNILIDYAHVAQTLGLKNINYIPLSALLGDNIVEKSDKMNWYEGPSLLQFLEDVKVEDDIDLSQSRFPVQYVIRPQTDDLHDYRGYAGKIISGIYRKGDKVTVFPSGISSTIRSIELGGKEVEEAFAPQSVILHLEDDVDVSRGDVIALSDNAPKTEQELEVLLCWMDNKPLIPGNKYLLQINSRLVRAAVREIEYKLDVNTLQQEANPTQAVLNDVIRATIKTASPVSFDTYSQLRVNGGAILIDETSHVTVGACMIQ, via the coding sequence ATGGACCTATTGCGATTTATAACAGCCGGCAGCGTAGATGATGGGAAAAGTACCCTCATCGGCAGACTGCTGTACGACAGCAAGAGCATTATGATCGATCAGCTTGAAGCCATCGAAAAGCAGAGTAAGAACAAGGAAGACGGAGAGATCGACCTGGCGCTCCTGACTGATGGCCTGCGCGCAGAACGCGAACAGGGCATCACCATCGATGTGGCATACAAATACTTTTCAACTCCCAACCGGAAGTTCATCATCGCGGATGCACCCGGGCATATCCAGTATACGCGCAATATGGTCACAGGCGCATCCAATGCAGACCTGGCCATCATTCTCATCGATGCGCGTAATGGCGTGGTGGAACAAACAAGAAGACATTCCATCATCGCGTCACTGCTGGGCATTCCGCATATTGTGGTGGCGGTGAACAAAATGGACATGGTGGATTACAGCCAGGATGTATACAACAATATTCTGATAGACTATGCGCATGTAGCGCAAACACTGGGATTGAAGAATATCAATTATATCCCGCTGAGCGCTTTGCTTGGAGACAATATAGTGGAGAAGTCGGATAAGATGAACTGGTACGAAGGCCCCTCACTTTTACAGTTTTTGGAAGATGTAAAAGTGGAGGACGATATCGATCTCAGCCAGTCGAGATTCCCAGTGCAGTACGTGATCCGTCCTCAGACCGATGACCTGCACGATTACCGTGGCTATGCCGGTAAGATCATCAGCGGCATTTACCGTAAAGGCGATAAAGTGACCGTGTTCCCATCCGGAATATCAAGCACCATCAGGTCCATTGAACTCGGCGGCAAAGAAGTGGAAGAAGCATTTGCTCCGCAGAGTGTGATCCTGCACCTGGAAGATGATGTGGACGTGAGCCGGGGTGATGTGATAGCGCTGAGCGATAACGCTCCCAAAACAGAACAGGAACTGGAAGTGCTGCTCTGCTGGATGGACAATAAGCCTTTGATACCAGGTAATAAATATTTATTGCAGATCAACAGCAGGCTGGTGCGTGCTGCTGTTCGGGAGATAGAATACAAACTGGATGTAAACACCCTGCAGCAGGAAGCCAATCCAACGCAGGCTGTGCTGAACGATGTGATCAGGGCCACCATCAAAACCGCGAGCCCTGTATCATTTGATACATACAGCCAGCTCCGTGTGAATGGCGGCGCCATCCTGATAGACGAGACCAGCCATGTTACTGTTGGTGCCTGCATGATACAGTGA
- the cysD gene encoding sulfate adenylyltransferase subunit CysD has protein sequence MPRLDYLDHLESEAIHIFREVAGQFEKPALLFSGGKDSITLVHLALKAFRPGKFPFPLVHIDTGHNFPEALEFRDALASEIGEKLIVRKVEDTIKARHLTEPKGKFASRNALQTYTLLDTIEEFKFDACIGGARRDEEKARAKERIFSVRDEFGQWDPKRQRPELWNIFNGRIHKGENVRVFPISNWTELDVWNYIRREKIALPSIYFAHDRKVIEHEGQLVALSDFIQLEDTDTVLTKQVRYRTVGDMTCTAAVESSANNLDDIIREITATKTSERGETRIDDKVSEAAMEDRKKNGYF, from the coding sequence ATGCCCAGGTTAGATTATTTAGATCATTTGGAATCGGAAGCCATCCACATTTTCCGCGAAGTGGCTGGACAATTCGAGAAGCCGGCATTATTGTTTTCAGGTGGTAAGGATTCCATCACATTGGTGCACCTGGCATTGAAAGCATTCCGCCCCGGTAAATTCCCCTTTCCCCTCGTACACATCGATACCGGCCACAACTTTCCCGAGGCTTTGGAATTCAGGGATGCACTGGCCAGTGAGATCGGAGAGAAACTGATCGTAAGAAAAGTGGAAGACACTATCAAGGCCCGTCACCTTACTGAGCCCAAAGGAAAATTCGCCAGCCGCAATGCCCTTCAGACCTATACTTTGCTGGACACGATCGAAGAATTCAAGTTCGATGCATGCATCGGTGGCGCAAGAAGGGATGAAGAAAAAGCAAGGGCCAAGGAAAGGATTTTTTCTGTTCGTGATGAATTCGGACAATGGGACCCAAAACGCCAGCGCCCTGAGCTCTGGAATATTTTCAATGGCCGCATCCACAAAGGGGAGAATGTACGCGTGTTTCCCATCAGCAACTGGACTGAACTGGATGTGTGGAACTATATCCGCCGCGAAAAGATCGCGCTGCCTTCCATCTACTTTGCGCACGACCGTAAAGTGATCGAGCACGAAGGACAACTGGTGGCACTGTCTGATTTCATTCAGCTGGAAGACACTGATACGGTGCTCACCAAACAGGTCCGCTACCGTACAGTGGGCGATATGACCTGCACCGCAGCCGTGGAATCATCCGCCAATAACCTGGATGATATCATCCGTGAGATCACTGCCACCAAAACCAGCGAGCGCGGTGAAACCCGCATAGACGACAAAGTATCCGAAGCAGCAATGGAAGACAGGAAGAAAAACGGGTACTTCTAA